Genomic window (Stigmatella erecta):
GGACATGTTCCTGCCCCTGACGCCGCTCAAGCGGATCATCGCCTACGGCATGGAGGAGTCCTCGCTGATGGCGCCCATGAAGGCCAGCGCCGCCCGCATGGGCGTCGAGGTGCTGCCCGACCCCAATCCCGACGCGAACACGTTCGTGAGGAGCGACCAGTACAGCTTCATCCGCAAGGGCGTGCCCGCGCTGTCCCTCAAGTTCGGCTACCGCAAGGGCTCGGCGGAGGAGGTCCTCTTCAAGGCGTGGCGCACGAAGCTCTACCACGCGCCCGCCGATGATCTGTCCCAGCCCATGGATCGCGAGGCCGCCGTGCGCTTCGTGGCGCTCCTGGGGGACCTCACGCGGCGGGTCGCCGATGCCCCCGCCCCGCCCCGCTGGAACGGCAGCAGCTTCTTCCGGCGCTTCGAGCCGTCCGCCCCTGCTTCGCCCCGCTGAGGCCGGAGCCCTCAGTGCACGGCCGCCAGCCGGACCTCGATGAGGATCTCGTTCTTCCGGAGGAAGGGCGGCATGAGCGGCGAGTTGTACTGGGCCAGGAGCGGCTCGCCCACCGGGTGCAGCCGCTGGCGGTGCAGGCGCTCCAGCAACTCGGCCGTCCAGGCTTTCACGGCCTCCTCGGTGGCCCGGCCGGAGAAGCGCAGCGCGGCCATCCGCTTGGGCGCGACCGCCTCGAGCCGGATGCGTGAGTCGATGGGAACCGGCAGGGACTCCAGCGTGAACTCCGAGGGCATCACGAAGGTCATCCGCCACGCCTCGTCCTGGCGCTGGAAGAAGACGGGGGCGGTCATCTCCAGGCGCTGGGCCTCCGGGGTCCAGTACCGGTGTTGCAGCACCTCCGGCGCCGCCGGGTCGAAGGACTCCTTCTTCAGGTTGCTGCCGAAGATGTAGCCCGCGAGCCGGTGGAAGCCCTCCTCCACGCTGGGGGCGAAGGTGCCCTCCACCCGCGTCGCCGCCACGGCCAGGGCCGGGTACTGCCGCAGCTCCACGCCGTCCTGCTCGCCGAGGGACTCGTAGACGGGCTGCTCGGCTGCCCGCTCGGAGAACACCCGCTTGCCAGCCCAGGCCAGGACCCCCGCCAGCGCCGCCCCCGTTCCGAACACCCAGGCCTGCTGTTGTCTGTTCATGAGAGAGGAGTAAGGACGGCGCCCTGCGGGAACCAGGGACGGGCCCCCGTGGCTGCCTGCTCCCCGGGGGGCCCGGGCGCCCGCACGAAAAAGGGGCTGCCCCTGGAGAGGGACAGCCCCCGGTGCTTCAGGGACGAAGGGCTAACTTACCAGTTGTTGCCCGTGCCCTTGGTGACCGTGAAGGCGCCACCGGCCTGGTTGGCGAACTTCCCGGAGGGCGCGTTGTTCACCGTCACGTTGGTGAAGCTGGCGCCACCCTGGGCCGTCGGCAGGACCTGCACGCCGTAGGTCGTCGGGTTGTTGATGGTGATGTTCTCGAACGCCACGTTGGCGAAGGAGCCGCCGTTGCTCTGGATGCTGATGCCCTGGTAGGTCGGATCCACGATGTCCACGTTCTTGATGGTGATGCCGTTCGTGGGGGTCTGGTCCGCGCGCAGCCAGATGGAGCCGAACTGCTGGCCGTTCCAGTAGGTGCCGCCGGTGCGCACCAGCGTCAGGCCGTCGATCGTCACGGACTCCAGGGGGAACGGGTTGAACTCGGAGCTGACGGTCAGGCCCGGGTAGGTCATCACATCGTAGGCGATGCTGTTCTCGATGCGGTTGCCCCGGCCGCCGTACACGGCGTACGCGGCGGCGCGCCACACGAGCTGCACGGTGCAGTTGCGGATGACGTTGTTGATGTTCGGCTGCGGGTAGAGGTCTCTCGCGGACCAGATGGCGAAGGCGTCATCGCCGGTGTTCCGGGCGTGCGAGTTCTCGATGATGCTGTCCTTGTTGCCGTTGCAGAGGTTGACGCCGTCCGCGCCGGTGTTGCGGATGCGCACGTTGCTGATGCGCAGGTTGGTCGACTCCGAGGGGCCGCCCACCCAGTAGCCGCAGTGCACGTGCTCAATCCACATGTTCTCGATGACGGTGTTCTTGAAGGCCGAGTTGACCCAGGCCTTGCCGCCCTGCGTGCGCAGGCCGTCGGTGGCGCCGAAGATGGCGAAGTCGCGGAACTTCGCGTTGTCCCCGGTGATGATGAAGCCCGTCTGGCCCCAGCCGGCATCCTCCGCCAGGCTGGCGTTGTAGAGCCGCGTGTGCCACAGGCCCGCGCCCTGGATGGTGACGCCCTTGACCTGGATCTTGTTGGTCTGGTCGTACACGCCCGGCGGCAGGTAGACGCCGGAGAACCGGCCCGCCTCGACCGCCCAGATGGCCTGGCTGATGGCGTTGTCGTCCGCCTTGCCGTCGTTCGGGATGGCCGGCTCCCAGCCGTTGCCCGCCTGGGTGACGTCCACGTACCCGGCCGGCTTGGCGATGGGCGCCGCCACCAGCTCCAGGTCGACGAAGTCGATGGCGTAGTACGGCGAGGTGTCGCCCGAGTCCTTCTGCAGGCGCACGGTGGCGCCCGCGGGGATGGTGGTGTTCAGCAGCTTGCTGGACTCGTCGTAGATGCGGCGCGGCGGGCCCGCGGAGGGGTTGTTGTACTGGGTGGCGTCATCGCCGTAGACCCACGCCTCCTTGGAGGAGAGGTTCAGCGTGCCCAGCTTGCTGCCGTTGACGTAGAGGCTCAGCGTGGCCTGGATGCCGCCACCGCCGGCCGCGTCGGGCATGCTGTTGCGCACGACGATGGCGTTGGCCGGCGCCGAGGTGGTCCACTCCACGTACTCGCCCGTCGCGTCGAGCACGACCGCCTTGCGGCCCGAGGCCTCACCCGCGATGGTGCCCAGCTGGCGGCCAGGGCCCTGGACGGTGCCGTTGGTGCGCCCGCTCTCCGCCTCGTACTGCAGCCAGGGCACGTTGGCGCCACGGCCCACGTACAGGCTCGACGACTGGGTGTTGTTGCTCTCCACCGCCTCGTTGATGGCGTTGGCCGGGTCCACCGTCGCCACGAAGGTGTGGTTGCCGTTGGCGGCCGTCCACGTGCCGCTGAAGGTGACCGCGGCGGAAGCGCCCGCGGCCAGGAACGAGGAGGTGGCCCCCGTCAGCGTCGTGCTCCCGTCGATGACGAGCCGGAGCGCCACGGAGTTGCCCGTCGTCGCGTTCAGGCCCTGGTTGGCCACGTTCACCGTGAAGCTCACGGCGGTGCCGGCCGAGGGCGTGCTGGGGCTCCACGAGATGGACTGGACCACGAGGTCCGGCCCCGGGCTCTGGGACACCGTGAGGCTCTTGGTGAGGCTGTTGTTGGCGTCGCTGAACTCGGCGATGGTGTTGTCCGGATCCACGACGGCCGTCACCGGGTAGGTGCCGAAGGCGGTGGACCAGGTGGAGTTGGCCGTCAGCGTGGTGCTCGCGCCGGCCGCCAGCGACGTGCTGGTGGGCAGCGTGGAGGTGGCCACTTCCTGGCCGCCCACGCGGAAGGAGACCTTGTGGACGCCGCTGGGGCTCGCCGCGGTGCCGGAGTTCTTCACCACGGCCTTGAAGGTGATGGCCTCGCCCTGCTGCGGCGGGCTGCTCGCCGAGGACCACTGGATGTCGCTGACCGACAGGTCCGGCTTCTGGGCGGTGGTGGCGGCCAGGGACAGCGCGTCCAGGTTGATGTTCGCCCCGTCACCGGCGTCGTACTGGTACGTCACCTGGTTGGTGCCGGCGTTGAGGTAGGCCACCTCGGTCTTGGTGAGCCAGGTGTCCCAGTTGCCCGTGGTGGGCAGGATGCTCTGGCCCAGCTTGGCGCCGTTCACGTAGTAGGAGATGTTGGACTCGGCGAAGCCGTTGCCGTAGCGCAGGCCCAGGTCGTACCAGCCGGCGCTGGCCACCGAGACGTTGAAGCGGGTGCTGGCGCCCTGGGTCCAGTACCCCTCCACGAAGCCCGAGCCCGTGTAGCCGGCGTGGTTGGTGGTCACCACGGCCCCACCGCTCAGCGTGGCGGACTCCGCCTCGTAGCGGCTGCCGCCCTGGGAGGCGGGCACGTAGGTGGCGGAGATCGTCGTGGCCGCCGCGGACGTCCGGTAGGTGGTGGAGGCCGCGTTGATGTTGCCGAAGTTCGCCGCCACGCCGCCCGTCCAGGCGCTGAACACCTGGCCGGAAGGGGGCGCCGCCGCGGTGATGTTCACCACGGTGTTGGCCGCGTAGGCGCCGCTGCCCGAGCCGTTGTTGACGGTCAGCGCGTAGGTGGCCGAGCCCGCCGTCGGCGAGCCAATCACCTGGAACTCCGCCACCTGGGCGCCCGTGGAGCCCGTGTTGGAGTTGAACTGGAGCCGCACCTCGCTCACGGTGGAGGTGACGGGGATCGTCACCTGGTTGCCCGTGGAGGGGTTGAAGGTGTAGTTGGCCGCGCCCACGAGCGTGGAGAAGGTGCTGGTGCTCGCGTTGTGGCCCAGCACGGTGATGTTCTGGGTGCGGGTGGCCCAGATGCTATCCGGGTTGAGCTGCAGCACGATGGACTTGATGTCGTGGTTGCTGCCCAGGTTCACCGTCAGCAGGTTGGGATAGGCATTGGGGGCGCCCTCCCAGTACGTGCCGCGGTTCCCGTCATTCGCGTTCGTGGCGTAATAGACCTGCGTATAGGAGGAGGCGGTGATGGCCTTGCCCTGCGCGACGTTCGCGTCGGCGAAGGCTTCCACCTGGCCCAGCTCCTGCCGCGTCTGCGATTGGGGCTCGCAAGCGCTGAAAATCACTTGGGACACGAGCAGCGCGACGGCGCCGCCAGTCCTTTGCCAATGGGGGACGTTCCGTAATTTCACTCTGGCCTCCGGGGGATGCAGCGGTTCACAAACGGTCTGGCGAGGCCTGGCGTGTCCTGGGACACGCCGCCTCTCGCCTTGCGCGGACAGAGGCATAAAACCG
Coding sequences:
- a CDS encoding SOUL family heme-binding protein yields the protein MNRQQQAWVFGTGAALAGVLAWAGKRVFSERAAEQPVYESLGEQDGVELRQYPALAVAATRVEGTFAPSVEEGFHRLAGYIFGSNLKKESFDPAAPEVLQHRYWTPEAQRLEMTAPVFFQRQDEAWRMTFVMPSEFTLESLPVPIDSRIRLEAVAPKRMAALRFSGRATEEAVKAWTAELLERLHRQRLHPVGEPLLAQYNSPLMPPFLRKNEILIEVRLAAVH
- a CDS encoding CARDB domain-containing protein, with the translated sequence MSQVIFSACEPQSQTRQELGQVEAFADANVAQGKAITASSYTQVYYATNANDGNRGTYWEGAPNAYPNLLTVNLGSNHDIKSIVLQLNPDSIWATRTQNITVLGHNASTSTFSTLVGAANYTFNPSTGNQVTIPVTSTVSEVRLQFNSNTGSTGAQVAEFQVIGSPTAGSATYALTVNNGSGSGAYAANTVVNITAAAPPSGQVFSAWTGGVAANFGNINAASTTYRTSAAATTISATYVPASQGGSRYEAESATLSGGAVVTTNHAGYTGSGFVEGYWTQGASTRFNVSVASAGWYDLGLRYGNGFAESNISYYVNGAKLGQSILPTTGNWDTWLTKTEVAYLNAGTNQVTYQYDAGDGANINLDALSLAATTAQKPDLSVSDIQWSSASSPPQQGEAITFKAVVKNSGTAASPSGVHKVSFRVGGQEVATSTLPTSTSLAAGASTTLTANSTWSTAFGTYPVTAVVDPDNTIAEFSDANNSLTKSLTVSQSPGPDLVVQSISWSPSTPSAGTAVSFTVNVANQGLNATTGNSVALRLVIDGSTTLTGATSSFLAAGASAAVTFSGTWTAANGNHTFVATVDPANAINEAVESNNTQSSSLYVGRGANVPWLQYEAESGRTNGTVQGPGRQLGTIAGEASGRKAVVLDATGEYVEWTTSAPANAIVVRNSMPDAAGGGGIQATLSLYVNGSKLGTLNLSSKEAWVYGDDATQYNNPSAGPPRRIYDESSKLLNTTIPAGATVRLQKDSGDTSPYYAIDFVDLELVAAPIAKPAGYVDVTQAGNGWEPAIPNDGKADDNAISQAIWAVEAGRFSGVYLPPGVYDQTNKIQVKGVTIQGAGLWHTRLYNASLAEDAGWGQTGFIITGDNAKFRDFAIFGATDGLRTQGGKAWVNSAFKNTVIENMWIEHVHCGYWVGGPSESTNLRISNVRIRNTGADGVNLCNGNKDSIIENSHARNTGDDAFAIWSARDLYPQPNINNVIRNCTVQLVWRAAAYAVYGGRGNRIENSIAYDVMTYPGLTVSSEFNPFPLESVTIDGLTLVRTGGTYWNGQQFGSIWLRADQTPTNGITIKNVDIVDPTYQGISIQSNGGSFANVAFENITINNPTTYGVQVLPTAQGGASFTNVTVNNAPSGKFANQAGGAFTVTKGTGNNW